GTAGTAGAGACCTTGTTCATCCATGCATTGGCAGAAGGTGTTTTCAACCCTCAGGTCACGCTGGAGGGCTATAATTACGATATGCTCTTTGCCTTGACCGCTCTCCCTATCGGCTATGCTGTGTACCAGAAGCGCTGGCTCCCTGAGCTGGTGATCGTACTGTGGAATTACTTAGGTCTGGCCGTACTGGCGAGTGTGATCTTCCTATTCATGGCCTCACTATATAAGCCACAGGTCTTTGGGAGTGAATCGCCTCTGCTACCACTGGAAGCCATGAGCTATCCTTACGTGCTCATTGCGGGCTTCTTGATGCCGAGTGCAGTCTTCTTGCACATGCTCTCACTCGTGCAGTTCAGAAAAAGGAAATAAGAGCGTTCTCAGAAATCCACCAGTCCGGCTCCTTCCCGGATGACCTCGACCTCCTCATCCAAACAGCTCAGTACGGTAGAAGGGATGTTCTTCCCATAGCCCGAGTCGATGACCATATCTACCTGGTCCTGATAACGCTCGTGAATCAATTCGGGATCGGTGGTGTACTCGATCACCTCATCATCATCGTGCACTGAACTGGAGACCATCGGGTGCCCCAATCGTAATACCAACTCGCGACAGACGTTGTTGTCGGGCACACGGATACCCACAGTCTTCTTCTTATCGGTGAAGAGCTTGGGCACCTCCTTGCTTGCTCTGAGAATGAAGGTATAGGGCCCCGGGAGTAGGCGCTTCATCAGCTTGAAGGTGTTGGTGTCGATCTGCTTGGCATAGGTGCTGAGGTGACTGAGATCATAGCACACCAGTGAGAAGTTGGCCTTCTCCATCTTCACGCCTTTGATACGCGCTACACGCTCTACGGCCTTGTGATTGTTCAGGTCACAACCGATGGCATAGATGGTGTCGGTCGGGTAGATGATCACACCACCGTCCTTGATACACTCGATCACTTGGTCGAGTTTGTTCTCTGGTGGATTGTCCGGGTGAATCTTGATCAGCATGGCTCAGGCATTTACGGTTTCAGAAGCCTTCTTATGATCGGCCAGGAACTTGGCCAGTCCGCTATCGGTCAGTGGGTGCTTGAGAAGCCCTACGATAGAAGAGAGAGGTCCGGTCATCACATCGGCACCTATCTCGGCACACTTGATCACGTGCATGGTATGACGGACCGAAGCAGCCAATATCTGCGTCTCGAACATGTAGTTATCATAGATATGACGGATCTGCGCAATGAGGTCGAGCCCATCAGTGGAGACATCATCCAGCCTTCCGATGAAGGGAGAAACATAGGTCGCTCCTGCCTTAGCGGCCAAAAGAGCCTGACCGGCCGAGAAGACAAGGGTGCAATTGGTCTGGATGCCTTCATTGCTGAAATGCTTCAAAGCGCGCACTCCATCTTTGATCATGGGTACTTTGACCACGATATTCTCATCCAGCGAGGCCAGTGCCTCACCTTCACGTACCATCCCTTCGAAATCCGTAGAGATGACCTCGGCACTCACGGGTCCACGCACGATGTCGCAGATGTCCTTATAGTGCTGCTTGACCCGTTCATCCCCACTGATGCCTTCTTTGGCCATGAGGGAGGGATTGGTGGTACAACCGTCTAAAACTCCGAGTTCTGCGGCTTCTTTGATCTGATCCAGATTTGCGGTATCGATGAAGAATCTCATGGGTCTCTTTGATTAGGGGTCAAAGGTAGGGAGTAGTATTGGAATTCTGAGCTAAGGAGAATTGAATGAAAATCAGAATGGGTCGGCTTCGCTACTTCAGCATTTTGATTCAAATTTTGATTCACATTCTCATTGTGTAAGGAATCAAAATCAAAATGGGAATGAAAATCAGAATGAGAGCTTCTCGCTACTTCATCAACCCACAAACCCAGCAACCCACAAACTCGTCAACCCACAAACTCGTCAACCCACAAACCCAACATCTCATCATCTAATCTTCTCATCATCTAAGTCTCCAATTCTCCAATTGGCTAATCGACTCATTTCCCCAACATCTTATAATTCCGCATCATCAGCCACTGGAAGGCCTTGGTAGGCAACCAATAGCGCAGATGCACCACGAATTTCTGGAAGGTACTGGCCGAGATATAATAAGGCTTAGGGCTCTTCTTGTTGATGATCTTCCACACGGTCTGGGCGACTTCGATGGGGTCACCGCTATGATGGAGTTCTTCATTGAGCAGGTGATGCACCTTGTCGAACTCCTCAGCATAGACCGAAGTGTCTCCTTTCTTGACCCGGATGCGCGAGCTCTTGATAGCGGTCTTGTAATCTCCAGGGCAGAGAACTACGGCATGTACTCCGAATTGCAGTAATTCCATACGTGCGGCTTCGGTGAGTCCGTTGAGGGCATATTTGGCCGCAGAATACACTCCGCGATAGGGGAGTCCGAAGAGCCCGGCCAGTGAAGAGATATTGATGATATATCCACTCGACCGCTCACGCATGCTGGGTAATACGGCCTGCATGGTACGCACGGGTCCGTAGTAATTGGTCTCGAATTGCATCTTCATCTCATCGGGACTGGAGTCTTCAACCGAGCCTACCATGCCAATGCCTGCGTTGTTTACTAGGACATCGATGTGGCCGGCCTGCTGGAGAATGAAGTCGACACCTCTACGGACCGACTCATCATCGGTCACATCCATGGGGACGAAGGTGACTCCATCACGTACTTCTCCCATTTCTGCCTTGCGGCTGGTACCATAGACTTGGAGGCCTTTCTGAGTCAGGAATTGGGCCATCGATTTGCCAATGCCCGAAGAGGCTCCGGTGATCAACACGACTCTACTCATGGAGGTGAAATAAAAACGGGCAAGCTACTTACATCGCACCGCTACAACCGTCTACCCTTGCTGCCTTCCGGCCCTGGGGGAGTTCAACAGGAGCTGGTCGTATAAGACTTGCCCGAGCCGCGAAAGTAAGCACTCTTCAGCAATGGGCACACGATCGAAAAACTATATTTGTTCGAACCAAAAATTAACGACCATGACCATGGATGATATGAATGACAGGATAGATGCCCCCGTAGGGAAAGCAGCCATCAGGGGAGGGCTCATCCTCGGATTATTCGGGGTGGTCTTCAACTCTATCCTCTATTTTGCTGGGCTCCTCACCGAGCAATGGGCCGGGTGGCTCTCGGTACCTATCGTGCTAGTGATCCTCTATTTCATCCAGAAGAAATTCAGAGATGAGCAGCAGAATGGATTCATCACCTTCGGTAAGGCTTGGAAACTTGGTTTCTTGGCGGGATTGGTCAGTACGGTGATCAATGCCATATATACCTTCATCCTGTATAGTGCAGATGAATCCTTGACCGATGCCGCGCTGGAGAAGGCCTATGGGGACATGATGGACCAAGGCATGACCAGTTCGCAGGTAGACCAGGCCATGGAGATCACCGAGATGATGGTCAGTCCTACGGCCATGATATTCTGGGTGCTTCTGTTCGGGGTCATCTTCGGCATGATCTTCCCATTGATAACCTCTGCCATCGTTCAACGTAAACATCCATTGGATTGAGTACCGTCTGATTGGATCTTTCGATTGTCATACCTGCTTATAACGAGCAAGAGTCTATTCCAGAGCTGCTGGAATGGATCAAGCGTTCGGTCGCATCTGTAGTGGATGGCTATGAGGTCATCTTCATAGATGACGGTAGCAATGACGATACCTGGTCGGTGATATGTGCTTCCAAACAGACCCACCCAGAGGTCAAAGGGCTCAGGCTACAGCGGAATTCGGGAAAGTCAGCCGCCCTGAGGGCCGGATTCAAAGAGGCTCAAGGAGACATAGTAGTGACCATGGATGCCGATCTACAGGATTCTCCCGAGGAGATTCCCGAGATGATGCGTATGATCCATGAAGATAACTTGGACGTGGTCTCAGGCTGGAAGAAAAAACGCTACGATCCCATCACAAAAACTGTCCCTACCAAGATCTACAATTGGGCCACCCGCCAAATGAGCGGCATCCATCTACATGACTTCAATTGCGGATTGAAGGCCTATCGTAGACCCGTGGTCAAGAGCGTGGACGTGCGCGGTGAGATGCATCGATATATCCCCGTACTCGCCAAATGGTCGGGCTATAGACGCATCGGAGAGAAGGTGGTGCAGCATCAGGAGCGCAAGTACGGCAGCACCAAATTCGGTATGGAACGTTTTATGAATGGATTCTTAGACCTGCTCACTGTGACCTTTGTCACCCGCTTCTCTAAGAGTCCCATGCACCTCTTCGGACTATGGGGCTCCTTCTGGTTCCTCATAGGATTCGGGATATTCGCTTTCATCGCTGGCGAAAAGGTCTATAACATGTCACAGGGCATCGTCAGTAAGAACATCGCAGAGATGAGTCAGTTCTACATCGCCCTCGTAGTGATGATCATCGGTACACAGCTTTTCTTGGCAGGATTCCTTGGAGAACTCATCATCCGCAACTCCAATAAGGATGATTTCCGCATTGCGGAAAGGGTCTGATACGCTCGATACGTATCTTTCTCCACCGATCCAACCAACCTCTATGTATGCAGAACTCTTAGAAGGCCTAAAAAAATGCTGTTCAGAGCAGGGCATCGATCACGAGGACCTGCTCGCTCATTTCCAGTCAAGGAAAGATATCTATCCGGTCGGAGAAATGGAACCGACCAAGCAATGGACCCTTGTTCTTCGACAACACCTTTCTTACACATATACGAATCCATACTATTCTCCATATCCCAATGGTAAGATGGAGGTGGTCAAAAGATTCTTGGACACGCACTTTGAAAGTGACTTTTCATCAGCAGGTCCTGATACAGAGAATTATGGGACCGAGGATGACTTCTCGCTGACCGAACTTCTTAGGCAATTCGATGCTTCGACCGCGGAGATGGAACCTTATTCCCTTTGGGTAGAATTCAGGATGATCGCTTGGCGTAGTCTATTATGGGCGGCATGGCGCCCTTTGTTGATGCTCAGAAGAAAGAAAGACCGTAGATTCCTGTCCGTTCTACTCCAGAATAGAGCCAGCGATGGAGTATGGTCCACCATCGAGAGAGGATCTGCTGTTCAGAACTATTTCTTGTTCAGGATACCCTATTGGAGAGAATTGCGGGGTGATTCTCTGATCGTTGATCTGGCATTCCTCGTACTTCAAACAGCAGACGAGTACATAGACGGAGTAATCAATGCACACCGAGACCTATCACCGACCAACGCATTATCTGAAAAAGTCACTTCTGCATGTAAGGAGTTGGAATTCCGCCTTGAGGGAGTTGCTGATCGACTCCATGTCATTCTTCACGGCTTCAAGGAATTGGGAGAGGACGTACTACATATCTATAACAAGAAGTACGCATGCACGTATGCCGAACTCCTTGATCGTATAGAGATGATGTTAGATAAACTGAATCAAGCGATACGTAGCACTAAGAATGGTCGATTCAAGGCAGAGAAGGTCATTGATTTCCTGAGTTTCTATGTGGAGACCGCATTGGATGATATCCTCCTGATGGAGCGATTCCCAGATGGAATGATACCAGTTCCAGTTGTCAATTGGCACTTCAATAAGAAGACATCGCTTGGAATGTCTGCTTGGATAGGACTACGCTCTGACATCCTGTCGCTACCCGTTTATCGGACTGCGGATAGATTCAGCTTCGGTTCATTGCTCTACATCTGTCAGATGTTCGATGACCTGAAAGACATCAAGGTCGATCATGGCTATCAGGCCAATCTATTCATCTCGCTGGCCAATCGATTCCATCCTGAAGAGTATCGATGGTTCACGGAGCATGTGAATGGATTACCGGAAGAGCTTTCTATCCGCGAGCAAGTGGGCGTGGCCCTGAATATGCCTTTCAGTCTATTGCACATGTACACGTTTACCAGGAACAAAGGTCTCAAGGAGTTGGACTGGTTGACCCAAAAAGGAGCTAACGGGGGATGGTATAGGAACTGGACAGGTCGAGGTCCGACCTGTGTTATCCCAGGTATCGAGAATGGCTTCCAACTCAAGGACGAATTGAGATCGAGTTCCATGTTCTTTGATAGCGAGCACTACAACTTGGTCTTCAATGTGATTGTCGATCTCCATCTCCTTTTCGAAGGAAGGATTCCCCTGGACCATTCTTGGGCCTTTGTCTTCGATCTCCTCTATCACGATGATCATTTTGCACGCTTACTGATGGAACGGATATCCATAGGTGAGCGATACCTCCTGAAGATGAATGGCTTCTTCATGAGCCCAGGATTCAAATTAAGTCTACTGAGAAAGGCCCTAAAAACTGAAAGGAAGCAGAGTACAGATGTCCTGAACGGTATATTTTTCAATGAAGGCTTACCGACATCCGTTAGAACTGCCCTCGCATACTTGTTCTCGGTGAATAACTTGACTTGAATCCTATCCGGCATTCAAGCGATCACCCCACTACCTATCAGTTCTTCTCCCGCATACCAAGCGGCAAATTGTCCTCTTGCAATGCCACGCTGAGGCGTCTCGAACTCGATGTAGAGTCCTTCCGTTTTCTGAATCAATGTAGCCTTCTGCAGAGCCTGTCGGTAACGTATCCGGCAGAGATAGTCTGCTTTCTCACCTACGTCCAATCGCATATCCGGCCGGACCCAATGGATGTCTTCGGGGGCGATACGTAGCGCTTTGCGATAGAGCCCGGGATGCCTTTCCCCTTGACCGACATAGATCCGATTCTGATCGGTATCCGTTCCGATGACGAAGAGCGGTTCCACCTTGCCTCCTACACCGAGTCCCTTGCGTTGACCGATGGTGAAATAGTGTGCTCCTTGATGGGTGCCGATGACCTCGCCATGGGACTGATCGAGCTTAAAGGCCTCAGCATGTTCTTCTACCAAGTGTACCCCATTTCGATGCAAAATGGGATCATCTGCCGCCACTTCGATGATCTCTCCATCCTTGGGTTCGAGCTGTTGCTGTAAAAACACAGGCAGCTTCACCTTTCCTACAAAGCAGAGCCCCTGTGAGTCCTTCTTCTCAGCTGTGACCAGGTCTTGGGTCTTTGCGATCTCGCGCACTTCTGATTTCTGGAGATGACCGATAGGGAAGAGGGCGCGTGCCAATTGGGATT
This portion of the Flavobacteriales bacterium genome encodes:
- a CDS encoding DUF4199 domain-containing protein — encoded protein: MTMDDMNDRIDAPVGKAAIRGGLILGLFGVVFNSILYFAGLLTEQWAGWLSVPIVLVILYFIQKKFRDEQQNGFITFGKAWKLGFLAGLVSTVINAIYTFILYSADESLTDAALEKAYGDMMDQGMTSSQVDQAMEITEMMVSPTAMIFWVLLFGVIFGMIFPLITSAIVQRKHPLD
- the mnmA gene encoding tRNA 2-thiouridine(34) synthase MnmA produces the protein MQRVVVGLSGGVDSSVAAYLLKEQGYEVIGLFMRNWLDDTVTISEECPWLEDSNDAMQVAQKLNIPFQILDLSKEYKERIVDYMFREYSRGYTPNPDVLCNREIKFDIFLEQAIKLGADFVATGHYCQKETIEKDGQVTHRLLAGADPSKDQSYFLCQVNQSQLARALFPIGHLQKSEVREIAKTQDLVTAEKKDSQGLCFVGKVKLPVFLQQQLEPKDGEIIEVAADDPILHRNGVHLVEEHAEAFKLDQSHGEVIGTHQGAHYFTIGQRKGLGVGGKVEPLFVIGTDTDQNRIYVGQGERHPGLYRKALRIAPEDIHWVRPDMRLDVGEKADYLCRIRYRQALQKATLIQKTEGLYIEFETPQRGIARGQFAAWYAGEELIGSGVIA
- a CDS encoding glycosyltransferase family 2 protein: MDLSIVIPAYNEQESIPELLEWIKRSVASVVDGYEVIFIDDGSNDDTWSVICASKQTHPEVKGLRLQRNSGKSAALRAGFKEAQGDIVVTMDADLQDSPEEIPEMMRMIHEDNLDVVSGWKKKRYDPITKTVPTKIYNWATRQMSGIHLHDFNCGLKAYRRPVVKSVDVRGEMHRYIPVLAKWSGYRRIGEKVVQHQERKYGSTKFGMERFMNGFLDLLTVTFVTRFSKSPMHLFGLWGSFWFLIGFGIFAFIAGEKVYNMSQGIVSKNIAEMSQFYIALVVMIIGTQLFLAGFLGELIIRNSNKDDFRIAERV
- a CDS encoding SDR family oxidoreductase; the protein is MSRVVLITGASSGIGKSMAQFLTQKGLQVYGTSRKAEMGEVRDGVTFVPMDVTDDESVRRGVDFILQQAGHIDVLVNNAGIGMVGSVEDSSPDEMKMQFETNYYGPVRTMQAVLPSMRERSSGYIINISSLAGLFGLPYRGVYSAAKYALNGLTEAARMELLQFGVHAVVLCPGDYKTAIKSSRIRVKKGDTSVYAEEFDKVHHLLNEELHHSGDPIEVAQTVWKIINKKSPKPYYISASTFQKFVVHLRYWLPTKAFQWLMMRNYKMLGK
- the fsa gene encoding fructose-6-phosphate aldolase; protein product: MRFFIDTANLDQIKEAAELGVLDGCTTNPSLMAKEGISGDERVKQHYKDICDIVRGPVSAEVISTDFEGMVREGEALASLDENIVVKVPMIKDGVRALKHFSNEGIQTNCTLVFSAGQALLAAKAGATYVSPFIGRLDDVSTDGLDLIAQIRHIYDNYMFETQILAASVRHTMHVIKCAEIGADVMTGPLSSIVGLLKHPLTDSGLAKFLADHKKASETVNA
- a CDS encoding threonylcarbamoyl-AMP synthase, whose protein sequence is MLIKIHPDNPPENKLDQVIECIKDGGVIIYPTDTIYAIGCDLNNHKAVERVARIKGVKMEKANFSLVCYDLSHLSTYAKQIDTNTFKLMKRLLPGPYTFILRASKEVPKLFTDKKKTVGIRVPDNNVCRELVLRLGHPMVSSSVHDDDEVIEYTTDPELIHERYQDQVDMVIDSGYGKNIPSTVLSCLDEEVEVIREGAGLVDF